A portion of the Haemorhous mexicanus isolate bHaeMex1 chromosome 3, bHaeMex1.pri, whole genome shotgun sequence genome contains these proteins:
- the MPC1 gene encoding mitochondrial pyruvate carrier 1, with product MAAALGRKAVDYVRSKEFRDYLMSTHFWGPVANWGLPVAAFNDMKKSPEIISGRMTFALCCYSLTFMRFAYKVQPRNWLLFACHFTNEIAQLIQGGRLIKYRLEKKN from the exons ATGGCGGCGGCACTGGGCCGCAAGGCCGTGGACTATGTGCGCAGCAAGGAGTTCAGGGACTACCTGATGAG TACA CACTTTTGGGGGCCAGTTGCCAACTGGGGTCTTCCTGTTGCTGCTTTTAATGACATGAAGAAATCGCCAGAAATTATTAGTGGCAGAATGACATTTG CACTGTGTTGTTATTCCTTGACTTTCATGAGATTTGCCTACAAAGTGCAGCCAAGAAACTGGCTTCTTTTTGCATGCCACTTCACTAATGAAATTGCACAACTTATTCAAGGGGGACGACTGATCAAATACAG GCTGGAGAAAAAGAACTAA